One window from the genome of Salmo salar chromosome ssa25, Ssal_v3.1, whole genome shotgun sequence encodes:
- the LOC106586617 gene encoding glycine receptor subunit alpha-2, whose amino-acid sequence MNRPFINVLTALFACLMETNNSRVVDAKEHESRSGSTTNLSPSDFLDSLMGRTSGYDARIRPNFKGPPVNVTCNIFINSFGSIAETTMDYRVNIFLRQKWRDPRLAYSKYPDSSLDLDPSMLDSIWKPDLFFANEKGANFHDVTTDNKLLRVFKDGTVLYSIRLTLILSCPMDLKNFPMDMQICTMQLESFGYTMNDLIFEWESKDKNPVQVATGLTLPQFIMRDEKELGYCTKSYNTGKFTCIEVKFHLERQMGYYLIQMYIPSLLIVILSWVSFWINMDAAPARVALGITTVLTMTTQSSGSRASLPKVSYVKAIDIWMAVCLLFVFAALLEYAGVNFVSRQQKEFLRLRRRQRRTHRDDDMRDGFNFSGYGMTQCLKDGSAVKNAVPNPGPAPPTSKEKEVIRKRFVDRAKRIDTVSRAAFPMAFLLFNIFYWITYKVIRHEDIGMQSG is encoded by the exons ATGAATCGCCCCTTTATCAACGTCTTGACTGCTTTATTTGCATGTTTAATGGAGACCAACAACAGCAG GGTGGTGGATGCCAAGGAGCATGAGTCCAGATCAGGATCTACTACTAACTTGTCTCCCTCAGACTTTCTGGACTCATTAATGGGTAGAACATCTGGTTATGATGCACGAATACGACCAAACTTCAAAG GTCCCCCAGTTAATGTTACCTGCAACATATTTATCAACAGCTTTGGTTCTATAGCAGAAACTACAATG GATTACAGAGTGAACATCTTCCTGCGACAGAAGTGGAGAGACCCTCGGTTGGCATACAGCAAATACCCAGACTCCTCTCTTGACCTGGACCCGTCCATGTTGGATTCTATTTGGAAACCTGACCTGTTCTTCGCCAACGAGAAAGGCGCCAACTTTCATGATGTCACCACAGACAACAAGCTCCTGAGGGTCTTCAAAGATGGGACCGTCCTGTACAGTATCAG GTTGACTCTCATTCTATCTTGTCCGATGGATCTGAAGAACTTTCCCATGGACATGCAGATCTGTACCATGCAACTGGAGAGCT TTGGCTACACCATGAATGATTTGATCTTTGAGTGGGAGAGCAAGGACAAAAATCCTGTACAGGTGGCCACTGGGCTGACCCTCCCCCAGTTCATCATGAGAGATGAGAAGGAGCTTGGCTACTGTACCAAAAGCTACAACACAG GTAAATTCACCTGCATTGAGGTGAAGTTCCACTTGGAGAGACAGATGGGTTACTACCTGATCCAGATGTACATCCCCAGCCTCCTCATCGTCATCCTGTCCTGGGTCTCCTTCTGGATCAACATGGACGCCGCACCCGCCAGGGTGGCACTGGGCATCACCACCGTGCTCACCATGACAACCCAGAGCTCCGGCTCCAGAGCCTCCCTTCCTAAG GTCTCCTATGTGAAGGCCATTGATATCTGGATGGCCGTGTGTCTTCTGTTTGTATTTGCTGCCCTACTGGAATACGCTGGGGTTAACTTTGTCTCCAGGCAACAGAAGGAGTTCCTTCGCTTGAGGCGAAGACAGAGGCGGACTCACAGG GATGACGACATGAGGGATGGCTTCAATTTCTCGGGTTACGGCATGACTCAGTGTCTGAAGGATGGGTCAGCTGTTAAAAACGCTGTCCCAAACCCCGGCCCAGCACCACCAACCTCTAAAGAAAAAGAGGTGATAAGGAAGAGGTTTGTGGACAGGGCCAAGAGGATTGACACTGTGTCCCGAGCAGCCTTCCCTATGGCCTTCCTCCTCTTCAACATCTTCTATTGGATAACATACAAGGTCATCAGGCATGAGGACATTGGCATGCAGTCAGGGTAG